In Daucus carota subsp. sativus chromosome 4, DH1 v3.0, whole genome shotgun sequence, one DNA window encodes the following:
- the LOC108217036 gene encoding uncharacterized protein LOC108217036 — protein sequence MDNIPYHMINNLRPNTRNGWRLKVRLTRMWCQITRNAETVAIKLIFVDALGGRIHASIPAQYIHQLEKNIAEGETYDVNKFVVRRYADMQHGRCLKNDIYIQLNHMTEVMVTGGVDYIQQHVFQFTDLDALYDAAHEQKYLIDVVGILEQAGLVTHFRNRNGHEQSCVEFKITDMLLHQASAAWRIVTSVTLVQG from the exons ATGGATAACATCCCTTACCACATGATAAACAACCTGCGCCCTAACACAAGAAATGGTTGGAGGCTTAAGGTTCGACTAACAAGAATGTGGTGCCAGATAACCCGCAATGCAGAAACAGTTGCAATCAAATTGATTTTTGTCGATGCGCTG GGAGGGCGAATTCACGCATCGATTCCTGCCCAATACATCCACCAGCTAGAGAAAAATATTGCCGAAGGAGAGACTTATGATGTCAATAAATTTGTTGTTAGGCGATATGCGGACATGCAACATGGTAGATGTTTGAAGAATGATATCTACATCCAATTAAACCATATGACTGAAGTTATGGTTACTGGAGGTGTGGATTACATCCAGCAGCATGTATTCCAATTTACTGATTTGGATGCTTTGTACGATGCTGCACACGAACAGAAATATCTGATTG ATGTTGTTGGGATTTTGGAACAAGCTGGGCTAGTCACCCACTTTAGAAACCGCAACGGTCATGAACAGTCCTGTGTCGAGTTTAAAATCACTGATATGTT GCTTCACCAGGCATCCGCAGCCTGGAGAATCGTCACGAGTGTGACGCTGGTCCAGGGGTAG